From Vitis vinifera cultivar Pinot Noir 40024 chromosome 5, ASM3070453v1, the proteins below share one genomic window:
- the LOC109122583 gene encoding retrovirus-related Pol polyprotein from transposon RE1, translated as MADEFSSSSANPIVLTTGNTLLSQPNTLISINVATQMSFKLSKMNYASWRTQFTNLLFGYDLLGFLNGTTPCPPETILQSGFTTPISNPECKLWKRQDRLILHAILASVTWVVSPLISSATTSHEAWQKLEITFANRLRTRMLSLRNIMMKTTKGSQSIAEYMQTIKIITDDLAFMGYPLSEDEIILHVFNGLDNDFKEISAAIRARDSPVTFEELHDKLQDQETLLKQDDTSKEAPPIIAQFHHKFSNHKGNSEKSGGHPGGNFNNKGSTNNFGNRNIFDNQGKNIVQGNKNLSNQGNHHPQQHFNSSQYSWCPNNGTNQRRIICQLCDKAGHSAKVCHSRPPSRFSP; from the coding sequence ATGGCTGATGAATTTTCTTCATCCTCTGCAAATCCTATAGTTCTCACAACAGGAAACACTCTTTTATCTCAACCAAACACCCTCATCTCCATCAATGTTGCCACACAAATGTCATTCAAACTCAGCAAAATGAACTATGCATCTTGGAGAACCCAATTCACTAATCTTTTATTTGGATATGATCTGTTGGGCTTCCTCAATGGCACAACTCCTTGTCCTCCCGAAACCATCCTGCAATCTGGTTTTACAACACCTATCTCTAATCCCGAGTGCAAGTTATGGAAACGACAGGATCGTCTCATTCTCCATGCCATTCTTGCATCAGTCACATGGGTTGTTTCCCCACTTATCTCCTCTGCAACAACTTCTCATGAAGCATGGCAAAAACTAGAGATCACTTTTGCAAATCGATTACGAACCAGAATGCTTAGTTTACGTAATATTATGATGAAGACAACAAAGGGTTCTCAATCCATTGCTGAATACATGCAGACCATCAAAATCATTACCGATGATCTTGCTTTCATGGGCTATCCTCTCAGTGAAGATGAAATTATCCTTCATGTTTTCAATGGGTTGgacaatgattttaaagaaattagtGCTGCCATTCGAGCCAGAGACTCACCAGTGACATTTGAAGAACTTCATGACAAATTACAGGATCAAGAAACTCTTTTGAAGCAAGATGACACCAGCAAGGAAGCTCCACCAATCATTGCTCAGTTTCATCACAAATTCTCTAATCATAAAGGAAATAGTGAAAAATCAGGTGGACATCCGGGAGGCAATTTCAACAACAAAGGATCAACCAATAACTTTGGCAATCGAAATATCTTTGACAATCAGGGAAAAAATATTGTTCAAGGTAATAAAAATTTGTCCAATCAAGGAAATCACCATCCCCAACAGCATTTCAATTCTTCACAGTATTCTTGGTGTCCCAACAATGGTACCAATCAACGTCGAATTATTTGTCAACTATGTGACAAAGCTGGCCACAGTGCCAAGGTATGTCATTCGCGACCACCATCACGCTTCTCACCTTAA
- the LOC100261891 gene encoding FCS-Like Zinc finger 15 yields the protein MVGLSIVLEAQKGINKKTPQVINKITMMTKPTPFPSPPARWNSHSPLLPAATTFLDECFLCKQKLLPGKDIYMYKGDRAFCSVECRCRQIFMDEEETVRRDNCSLAAMKPTSASSCPSSSSPSSSTSSRLRKGTRTRAGGFAY from the exons ATGGTGGGACTCAGTATTGTATTGGAAGCCCAGAAGGGTATTAACAAGAAAACCCCACAAGTCATTAACAAAATCACCATGATGACCAAACCCACTCCTTTTCCTTCGCCTCCTGCACGTTGGAATTCTCACTCACCTCTCCTCCCGGCGGCCACCACTTTTCTCGACGAGTGCTTTCTCTGCAAGCAAAAACTCTTGCCTGGAAAAGACATCTACATGTACAA AGGAGACAGAGCTTTTTGTAGCGTGGAGTGCAGGTGCAGGCAGATATTCATGGACGAGGAAGAGACTGTTAGAAGAGACAACTGTTCATTGGCGGCCATGAAACCCACTTCGGCTTCTTCTtgtccatcttcttcttctccgtCGTCCTCTACTTCTTCCCGTCTTCGCAAAGGGACCCGCACCAGAGCGGGCGGGTTTGCCTATTGA
- the LOC100249871 gene encoding protein DETOXIFICATION 55: MVAAEQTQKYPTMPEVMEELKRTADMGFPIVAMSLVGYLKNMILVVCMGRLGSLELAGGALAIGFTNITGYSVLSGLAMGMEPLCSQAFGSRNLSVVSLTLQRTILMLLITSVPIGLLWINLEALMLRLHQNPDITRVASLYCRFAIPDLFANSLLHPLRIYLRSKGTTWPLMWCTLLAILLHLPITIFLAFSLCLGVPGIAISTFVTNFNTVFFLLGYIFYTRAPEEPLCIPLSSQQHSSTASSLGEEWGMLLRLAIPSCLAVCLEWWWYEFMTILAGYLSKPRIALATSAIVIQTTALMYTLPTALSASVSTRVGNELGAGRPGRARLATVVSIGLALVTSILGLLLTTLWKETWGRVFTQDSDVLQLTMTVLPIIGVCELANCPQTTSCGVLRGSARPGVGAGINFYSFYLVGTPVAIVLAFVWKLGFVGFCYGLLAAQIACLVSILIVIYRTDWERESLKAKDLVGRSTVYAHADRAEALKFDEGVGFLKEKDIEK; encoded by the exons atggtTGCCGCAGAGCAAACCCAAAAGTACCCGACAATGCCAGAG GTGATGGAGGAGTTGAAGAGAACGGCAGACATGGGTTTCCCTATTGTGGCCATGAGCTTGGTGGGCTATCTCAAAAACATGATCTTAGTTGTGTGCATGGGAAGGCTTGGCAGCCTTGAGCTCGCCGGAGGCGCCCTAGCCATTGGCTTCACCAACATCACCGGCTACTCCGTCTTGTCTGGCCTGGCCATGGGGATGGAGCCCCTCTGCAGCCAGGCCTTTGGTTCCAGAAATTTATCAGTAGTGTCTCTCACTTTACAAAGAACGATTCTTATGCTCCTAATCACCTCGGTCCCGATTGGATTGTTGTGGATTAACCTTGAGGCCCTCATGCTTAGGCTCCATCAGAACCCGGACATAACACGGGTTGCTAGTCTCTACTGCCGATTTGCTATTCCTGATCTCTTCGCTAATAGTCTTCTTCATCCTCTACGTATTTACTTACGTAGTAAAGGGACAACATGGCCACTAATGTGGTGCACTTTACTGGCGATTCTTCTCCACCTCCCCATCACCATCTTCCTGGCGTTTTCTCTTTGCCTAGGTGTCCCCGGAATCGCAATCTCAACATTTGTCACAAATTTCAACACTGTCTTCTTTCTTCTAGGTTACATTTTCTACACTCGTGCCCCAGAGGAACCTCTGTGTATCCCATTGTCATCACAACAACATTCTTCAACTGCTTCTTCACTAGGGGAGGAATGGGGAATGCTTCTCCGCCTCGCGATCCCAAGTTGTCTAGCTGTTTGTTTGGAGTGGTGGTGGTACGAGTTCATGACAATTCTTGCGGGTTATCTCTCAAAGCCTCGCATTGCTCTCGCAACATCTGCGATAGTGATACAAACCACGGCTCTCATGTACACATTGCCAACGGCCCTCAGCGCATCGGTGTCGACCCGAGTAGGCAACGAGCTGGGAGCAGGGAGACCGGGAAGAGCCCGCTTGGCAACAGTGGTATCGATAGGGCTGGCTCTAGTGACCTCAATACTTGGGTTGTTATTAACCACCCTGTGGAAAGAAACATGGGGGAGAGTGTTCACACAGGATAGTGATGTTCTACAGTTAACAATGACAGTATTGCCCATAATAGGAGTATGCGAGCTAGCGAATTGCCCTCAAACCACCAGCTGTGGGGTTCTGAGGGGAAGTGCTAGGCCAGGGGTTGGGGCAGGCATCAACTTCTACTCATTCTACTTGGTGGGCACACCAGTGGCAATAGTTCTAGCCTTCGTTTGGAAACTAGGGTTCGTCGGTTTCTGCTATGGGCTTCTAGCGGCTCAGATTGCATGCCTAGTCTCAATCTTAATAGTGATATACAGGACAGATTGGGAGAGAGAGTCATTAAAGGCCAAAGACCTGGTGGGAAGGAGCACTGTATATGCACATGCAGACAGAGCTGAAGCTCTGAAATTTGACGAAGGAGTAGGGTTTCTCAAAGAAAAAGATATCGAAAAGTAG